Genomic segment of bacterium:
AGCTGCTGGATGGCGAAGCCGGCGTGGACGAGCAGGCGCGCGCCGATCCGCGGGGCCTCGATCAGGTCGAGCCGGACCTTGCGGCGCAGGCCGCCGATCTCGACGATCCCGTCCCGCGCCCCGTCGGGCGAGGCGGGGGACACCGTAAGCAGCGTCATCGGCACGGCGACGCACATCGG
This window contains:
- the hypC gene encoding HypC/HybG/HupF family hydrogenase formation chaperone, which codes for MCVAVPMTLLTVSPASPDGARDGIVEIGGLRRKVRLDLIEAPRIGARLLVHAGFAIQQLDDDAADELTTLLAEMQAAAEGTGA